One Helianthus annuus cultivar XRQ/B chromosome 7, HanXRQr2.0-SUNRISE, whole genome shotgun sequence genomic region harbors:
- the LOC118480224 gene encoding intracellular protein transport protein USO1-like: MLIDHAYPKIDRNIKDDLLVQSHMNKITITQLVKYHLNHPEPKVDVAFFGAIKDANYADPDPVEHQNWRNEAEMKEAAYAEELKVLAEFKNTKNEWYVKETGRRRRKATPIVQQGEGSSSKPRKKQKKAATISLIDESEEDNPVVTAEKEQVAATEDDPFNTDVLFDTDVLETGPEIVADVNKVVNVESQKEKEKIVEDIEGDDVDKSTTSSSSSSDDGIDEIESRKRIQEEIETEKLLRKRKRQEKDDDDVYVPSSEHVLGSQSSPRVRKKAGGRKKVVSPKIVKATPKIKDNLLDVGDFDFANTSQVRNVENKVEEVVAENKRLAVENKKVSDREKALEMRVKKLEIENKELVKKIDSEQSEIDILKVKVAELEEEKARRDEQNEYFKLKNKEFDAAKALRDHEFYMLNKVVESMLGTSVDQKFEELQVEELRAERQAKIDEQMKDKGKGVEGSSAVTERSIVPPMVVDNPEPITAISGLFEEETHLEELMGNSDDEDDEKEDEKEDG, translated from the exons ATGCTGATAGATCACGCGTATCCTAAGATCGACAGAAATATAAAGGATGATTTATTGGTGCAATCACATATGAACAAGATTACAATTACACAGCTTGTGAAATATCATCTGAACCACCCTGAACCGAAAGTTGATGTTGCATTCTTTGGGGCTATAAAAGATGCTAACTATGCTGATCCAGATCCAGTTGAACACCAGAACTGGAGGAATGAAGCTGAGATGAAAGAAGCGGCATatgctgaagagttgaaagttcTTGCAGAGTTCAAAAATACAaagaatgagtggtatgtgaAAGAAACTGGGAGAAGACGCAGAAAGGCGACTCCTATAGTTCAACAGGGTGAAGGATCGTCATCAAAACCTAGAAAGAAGCAAAAGAAAGCAGCAACAATATCTTTGATTGATGAATCAGAAGAAGATAATCCGGTGGTTACTGCAGAAAAGGAACAAGTGGCAGCTACTGAAGATGATCCATTTAATACTGATGTTTTATTTGATACAGATGTCTTGGAAACAGGGCCAGAAATTGTTGCTGATGTTAATAAAGTGGTAAATGTTGAAAgtcagaaagagaaagagaagattgttgaagatATTGAGGGTGATGATGTAGATAAGAGtacaacaagttcatcaagttcttcaGATGATGGTATTGACGAGATTGAAAGTCGAAAAAGAATTCAAGAGGAGATAGAAACAGAGAAGCTgttaagaaagagaaagagacaggAAAAGGACGATGATGATGTTTATGTGCCTTCTTCAGAACATGTCTTAGGATCACAATCTTCTCCAAGAGTTAGAAAGAAAGCTGGAGGTCGAAAGAAAGTAGTTTCTCCAAAGATTGTCAAAGCTACACCAAAGATCAAA GATAATCTTTTAGATGTTGGAGATTTTGATTTTGCCAACACTTCACAAGTCAGAAATGTTGAAAACAAAGTTGAAGAAGTTGTTGCTGAGAACAAGAGGCTAGCAGTTGAAAACAAGAAAGTGTCTGATAGGGAGAAAGCTTTAGAAATGCGTGTGAAGAAGCTGGAGATTGAAAACAAAgagttggtgaaaaagattgaCTCTGAACAATCAGAAATTGATATCTTGAAGGTTAAAGTTgctgaacttgaagaagaaaaggctAGACGTGATGAACAGAATGAATACTTTAAGTTGAAGAACAAAGAATTTGATGCAGCTAAGGCATTAAGAGATCACGAGTTCTATATGCTGAACAAAGTTGTCGAAAGCATGCTCGGAACATCGGTAGATCAAAAGTTTGAAGAGTTGCAGGTTGAAGAGCTCAGAGCTGAACGTCAAGCCAAAATAGACGAGCAAATGAAAGACAAAGGCAAAGGAGTTGAAGGAAGTTCAGCTGTGACTGAAAGATCGATTGTTCCTCCAATGGTTGTTGATAATCCTGAGCCTATCACTGCAATATCTGGTTTGTTTGAGGAGGAAACACATCTTGAAGAGTTGATGGGtaacagtgatgatgaagatgatgaaaagGAGGATGAAAAGGAAGATGGGTAA